The following are encoded together in the Nocardioides okcheonensis genome:
- a CDS encoding M4 family metallopeptidase, with protein MSQLRQEANTSVSVRRSPATGKVTFLTANGRTGDLLPGIAATTGKDAVAKAGEYVDRYAAAFGARADELQQSRVTTDGNGTTVTYQQVYRGIPVYAGELKVSVDSQGDLVGVAGNAVPDLDLSVTPRASADKAGAQAVRWVKADPPSHDEGDGTTDLSGIKADPQLVVYRKGLVKGEPGEAVLAYQVEVSNGKNIRDIVVLDAQTLKIINRYSLVHGALDRELYELNPGTTPVWSEGDAFPGGLNEDQQNLVNSAGESYWLYSNAFGRDSYDGAGATMKTVNNDPTIDCPNANWNGTTTNYCDGVTSDDVVSHEWGHAYTEYTSGLIYQYQSGALNESYSDVWGETLDQINGREDEGEEFTTPRPEGCEVTAPAGITMNITAPATRECTAVEAGFGPGFTTTPTTATVLVATDAANVTGPSTTDGCTAFTNAGAISGKYAYVDRGTCSFQVKVDNAVAAGATGIVIGNNNVDFPISPAGTATIPGVMVGQDDGVVFKANGTSTVSIAAEDTSARADSTRWLMGEKSTAFGGAIRDMWSPTCYGDPAKVTDAEYKCDPALTDAGGVHSNSGVPNHAYALTVDGGTFNGQTISGIGLDKAANIWWRAQSAYLTPASNFTDAADAFEQSCADLVGQPINELSTTPNAGQVATTPITADDCAQLTKAVAAVEMRTEPVRCDFQPLLAKNAPNPCGEGFVSDAIWSEDFEDGLAGWTASQELTDLPDEGYAGGFGKPWESVAKAPEGHATKVAYGPTPDLGDCSGDGVNDFSSRDSITSPIVELPDTLRAPRLTFDHYVAIEGGYDGGNVKVSINGGSFETIPAESYVFNAPGEIFSLGEGNTNPLEGQDGFTGVDGGQAKGSWGQSQVDIGSLGIEPGDTVQFRFDIGRDGCGGIDGWYVDNVQLIQCKLGTEMTAVHLPEPSTFGEASAVQVKVSRKGNVGSAPTGDVTLTKADGSTVASGTLDGGAATIALPTDLPVGVHTLTATYSGNATLASATAKVTVTVKAAPGEEKAGSRTSAAVKPAKPSFRQDFKVVTKVKSRDGKPTGKVVVRIDGKKVGTAKIRKGRVVLKVTKDLKVGKHKLVAIYQGSDTVERSKDKLTFRVVR; from the coding sequence GTGTCCCAGCTCCGCCAGGAGGCCAACACCTCGGTCTCGGTGCGGCGCTCCCCCGCCACCGGCAAGGTCACCTTCCTGACGGCCAACGGCCGCACCGGTGACCTGCTGCCCGGGATCGCGGCCACGACCGGCAAGGACGCCGTCGCCAAGGCCGGCGAGTACGTCGACCGCTACGCCGCCGCGTTCGGTGCGCGCGCCGACGAGCTCCAGCAGTCGCGCGTCACCACCGACGGCAACGGCACCACCGTCACCTACCAGCAGGTCTACCGCGGCATCCCGGTCTACGCCGGTGAGCTCAAGGTCAGCGTCGACTCCCAGGGCGACCTGGTCGGCGTGGCCGGCAACGCGGTCCCCGACCTCGACCTCTCGGTCACCCCGAGGGCGAGCGCCGACAAGGCCGGCGCGCAGGCCGTGCGCTGGGTCAAGGCCGACCCGCCGAGCCACGACGAGGGCGACGGCACGACCGACCTCTCGGGGATCAAGGCGGACCCGCAGCTGGTCGTCTACCGCAAGGGCCTCGTCAAGGGCGAGCCCGGCGAGGCGGTCCTCGCCTACCAGGTGGAGGTCAGCAACGGCAAGAACATCCGCGACATCGTGGTGCTCGACGCCCAGACCCTCAAGATCATCAACCGCTACTCCCTCGTGCACGGCGCGCTGGACCGCGAGCTCTACGAGCTCAACCCCGGCACCACGCCGGTGTGGTCGGAGGGTGACGCGTTCCCCGGCGGCCTCAACGAGGACCAGCAGAACCTCGTCAACTCCGCGGGCGAGTCGTACTGGCTCTACTCCAACGCCTTCGGCCGCGACTCCTACGACGGCGCCGGCGCCACGATGAAGACGGTCAACAACGACCCGACCATCGACTGCCCCAACGCCAACTGGAACGGCACGACCACCAACTACTGCGACGGCGTCACCTCCGACGACGTGGTGTCGCACGAGTGGGGCCACGCCTACACCGAGTACACCTCCGGGCTGATCTACCAGTACCAGTCGGGCGCGCTCAACGAGTCCTACTCCGACGTCTGGGGCGAGACCCTCGACCAGATCAACGGCCGCGAGGACGAGGGCGAGGAGTTCACCACGCCGCGTCCCGAGGGCTGCGAGGTCACCGCTCCCGCCGGCATCACGATGAACATCACCGCGCCGGCCACCCGGGAGTGCACCGCCGTCGAGGCCGGCTTCGGCCCGGGCTTCACCACCACCCCGACCACGGCGACCGTCCTGGTCGCGACCGACGCCGCCAACGTGACCGGCCCGTCCACGACCGACGGCTGCACGGCGTTCACCAACGCCGGCGCGATCTCCGGCAAGTACGCCTACGTCGACCGCGGCACCTGCTCGTTCCAGGTCAAGGTCGACAACGCGGTCGCCGCGGGTGCCACCGGCATCGTCATCGGCAACAACAACGTCGACTTCCCGATCAGCCCGGCCGGCACCGCCACCATCCCGGGCGTCATGGTCGGCCAGGACGACGGCGTCGTCTTCAAGGCCAACGGCACCTCCACGGTCAGCATCGCGGCCGAGGACACGTCGGCCCGTGCCGACTCCACCCGCTGGCTGATGGGCGAGAAGTCCACCGCCTTCGGTGGCGCGATCCGCGACATGTGGTCGCCCACCTGCTACGGCGACCCGGCCAAGGTCACCGACGCCGAGTACAAGTGCGACCCGGCCCTGACCGACGCCGGCGGCGTGCACAGCAACTCGGGCGTGCCGAACCACGCCTACGCGCTGACCGTCGACGGCGGCACGTTCAACGGCCAGACCATCTCGGGCATCGGGCTCGACAAGGCCGCCAACATCTGGTGGCGCGCCCAGTCGGCGTACCTCACCCCGGCGTCGAACTTCACCGACGCCGCGGACGCCTTCGAGCAGTCCTGCGCCGACCTCGTCGGCCAGCCGATCAACGAGCTGAGCACCACGCCCAACGCCGGCCAGGTCGCGACCACGCCGATCACCGCCGACGACTGCGCCCAGCTCACCAAGGCCGTCGCCGCGGTCGAGATGCGCACCGAGCCGGTCCGCTGCGACTTCCAGCCGCTGCTCGCCAAGAACGCCCCCAACCCGTGCGGTGAGGGCTTCGTCAGCGACGCGATCTGGAGCGAGGACTTCGAGGACGGCCTGGCCGGCTGGACCGCCTCGCAGGAGCTCACCGACCTGCCCGACGAGGGCTACGCCGGTGGCTTCGGCAAGCCGTGGGAGTCGGTCGCGAAGGCGCCCGAGGGCCACGCGACCAAGGTCGCCTACGGCCCGACGCCGGACCTCGGCGACTGCTCCGGTGACGGGGTCAACGACTTCTCCAGCCGTGACTCCATCACCTCGCCGATCGTGGAGCTCCCGGACACCCTCAGGGCGCCGCGCCTGACCTTCGACCACTACGTGGCGATCGAGGGCGGCTACGACGGCGGCAACGTCAAGGTGAGCATCAACGGTGGATCCTTCGAGACCATCCCCGCCGAGTCCTACGTCTTCAACGCCCCGGGCGAGATCTTCTCCCTGGGCGAGGGCAACACCAACCCGCTCGAGGGCCAGGACGGCTTCACCGGCGTCGACGGCGGCCAGGCCAAGGGCTCGTGGGGCCAGTCGCAGGTGGACATCGGCTCGCTCGGCATCGAGCCCGGCGACACCGTGCAGTTCCGCTTCGACATCGGTCGCGACGGCTGCGGCGGCATCGACGGCTGGTACGTCGACAACGTCCAGCTGATCCAGTGCAAGCTGGGCACCGAGATGACGGCCGTGCACCTGCCCGAGCCCTCCACCTTCGGTGAGGCCTCCGCGGTCCAGGTCAAGGTCTCGCGCAAGGGCAACGTCGGCTCGGCCCCGACCGGCGACGTCACCCTGACCAAGGCCGACGGCTCCACCGTGGCCAGCGGCACCCTCGACGGCGGGGCGGCGACGATCGCGCTCCCGACGGACCTGCCGGTCGGCGTGCACACGCTGACCGCGACCTACTCCGGCAACGCGACGCTGGCCTCGGCCACCGCCAAGGTGACGGTGACGGTCAAGGCGGCCCCCGGCGAGGAGAAGGCCGGCTCGCGGACGTCGGCCGCGGTGAAGCCCGCGAAGCCCTCCTTCCGGCAGGACTTCAAGGTCGTCACCAAGGTGAAGTCGCGCGACGGCAAGCCCACCGGGAAGGTCGTCGTCCGCATCGACGGCAAGAAGGTCGGGACCGCCAAGATCCGCAAGGGTCGCGTCGTCCTCAAGGTGACGAAGGACCTGAAGGTCGGCAAGCACAAGCTCGTCGCGATCTACCAGGGCTCCGACACCGTGGAGCGCAGCAAGGACAAGCTCACCTTCCGGGTCGTCCGCTGA
- a CDS encoding M4 family metallopeptidase, giving the protein MKQPTRGQGLTLGLALIAAGLAAQPVLSAQAAETGKADQSVISRLKDAAAGKVDLRSNPATGRVGFARADGSDLLPAIAAEGRQGAIAKATAYLDDYAAAFGARPGELEQTDVYASKAGWSITFAQSYRGVPVFGGELKAFVDADGDLTAVNGFAAPDLSLDVTPGLSRQQASAKALQAVSAKPAGYEDGGPSGFRKGLQVRSADLVVYRTGSPRGIDGEARLAWAVEVWNKKSVRETLILDAASGKPLNRWSMMADALDRELYEAFVNDNGTPDDPNDDFVDADQVYTEGQEFPGTLDQDQQNEVLGTGEAYWLFRNTFGYNAWDGRGGKMITVNNDPTIDCPNANWNGVTTNYCSGVTGDDTVAHEWGHAYTESTSGLIYQWQAGAMNEAYSDIWGETVDMLNDRMNEVGEPNSEDGSVSRTPGTCSEFTRAETVMTITAPAEVAGPCVSIPASFGPVITQTPIDATAVVATDAADADGPSTTDGCSPFTNAGAVAGQWAYVDRGTCAFATKIAHAEDAGATGIVVGNTATGALGSIAGNSGLYGVMVSNADGAKFKQAGTTDFTIAAVPSDADATHRWLSGESDPAFGGAIRDMWNPNCYGDPGKVSDQEYVCGDEDSGGVHSNSGVVNRTFALLVDGMDGQGTGIGLDKAAWLFWHTQTNYLTPTSYFPDLADGLEASCQDLQGVALDKATVGNPTEADGSDGAASAGVIAGGTTDADCAMLADVIAETELRLDPSAECDWQPLLKPGAPALSCGAGTTTSTTWSEDFEDGLAGWTQDEEVGSPVSEGIAWEASTDAPEHTGGVAFGPDPVAGNCGAPGDLTSRNGLISPAVTVPAGTTPRLQWDHYMASESTWDGGNVKVSVNGGAFTQVPNDAYLFNAPGGTLDPDQGPMGGEAAWTGTDGGQLGGSWGTSVIDLAKLAKAGDVVKFRFDMGRDGCNGVEGWYVDNVKVQVCATPGTPTPTPTPTPTPGEAPSKTTAKLKPAKPEFGEDFKVVAKVDAKAKGVRAKGKVIFRIDGKKVAVKKLRKGRAVLTVREDYKVGTHTLVVIYKGSDDVERSKDKMTFRVVR; this is encoded by the coding sequence TTGAAGCAGCCCACCCGAGGCCAGGGCCTGACCCTCGGCCTCGCCCTCATCGCCGCTGGGCTCGCCGCCCAGCCGGTCCTCTCGGCCCAGGCGGCCGAGACGGGCAAGGCGGACCAGTCGGTCATCAGCCGGCTGAAGGACGCCGCTGCGGGGAAGGTGGACCTCCGGTCCAACCCCGCCACCGGTCGCGTCGGGTTCGCCCGCGCGGACGGCTCCGACCTGCTCCCGGCCATCGCGGCCGAGGGACGCCAGGGTGCCATCGCCAAGGCGACGGCCTACCTCGACGACTACGCCGCAGCCTTCGGTGCGCGTCCCGGCGAGCTGGAGCAGACCGACGTCTACGCCAGCAAGGCCGGCTGGTCGATCACCTTCGCCCAGTCCTACCGGGGCGTCCCCGTCTTCGGCGGCGAGCTGAAGGCGTTCGTCGACGCCGACGGCGACCTCACCGCCGTCAACGGCTTCGCGGCCCCCGACCTGTCGCTCGACGTGACCCCCGGACTGTCGCGCCAGCAGGCCTCCGCGAAGGCGCTGCAGGCCGTCAGCGCGAAGCCGGCCGGCTACGAGGACGGCGGCCCCAGCGGCTTCCGCAAGGGCCTCCAGGTCCGCTCGGCCGACCTGGTCGTCTACCGCACCGGGTCCCCGCGCGGCATCGACGGCGAGGCCAGGCTCGCCTGGGCCGTCGAGGTCTGGAACAAGAAGTCGGTCCGCGAGACGCTCATCCTCGACGCCGCCAGCGGCAAGCCGCTGAACCGCTGGTCGATGATGGCCGACGCGCTCGACCGCGAGCTCTACGAGGCCTTCGTCAACGACAACGGCACCCCGGACGACCCCAACGACGACTTCGTCGACGCCGACCAGGTCTACACCGAGGGCCAGGAGTTCCCGGGCACGCTCGACCAGGACCAGCAGAACGAGGTCCTCGGCACCGGCGAGGCCTACTGGCTCTTCCGCAACACCTTCGGCTACAACGCCTGGGACGGTCGCGGCGGGAAGATGATCACGGTCAACAACGACCCGACCATCGACTGCCCCAACGCGAACTGGAACGGCGTCACCACCAACTACTGCTCCGGCGTCACCGGTGACGACACCGTCGCCCACGAGTGGGGCCACGCCTACACCGAGTCGACCTCCGGCCTGATCTACCAGTGGCAGGCCGGCGCGATGAACGAGGCGTACTCCGACATCTGGGGCGAGACCGTCGACATGCTCAACGACCGCATGAACGAGGTCGGCGAGCCGAACTCCGAGGACGGGTCGGTCAGCCGCACCCCGGGCACCTGCTCGGAGTTCACCCGCGCCGAGACGGTCATGACGATCACGGCGCCCGCCGAGGTCGCCGGACCCTGCGTGAGCATCCCGGCCTCCTTCGGCCCGGTCATCACCCAGACGCCGATCGACGCCACGGCCGTCGTGGCCACCGACGCGGCCGACGCCGACGGTCCCTCGACGACCGACGGCTGCTCGCCCTTCACCAACGCCGGCGCCGTCGCCGGCCAGTGGGCCTACGTCGACCGCGGCACCTGCGCCTTCGCCACCAAGATCGCCCACGCCGAGGACGCGGGTGCGACCGGCATCGTCGTCGGCAACACCGCCACCGGCGCCCTCGGCTCCATCGCGGGCAACTCGGGCCTCTACGGGGTGATGGTCTCCAACGCCGACGGTGCGAAGTTCAAGCAGGCCGGCACGACGGACTTCACCATCGCGGCGGTCCCGTCCGACGCCGACGCCACCCACCGCTGGCTCTCGGGCGAGTCGGACCCGGCCTTCGGCGGCGCGATCCGCGACATGTGGAACCCCAACTGCTACGGCGACCCGGGCAAGGTCTCGGACCAGGAGTACGTGTGTGGCGACGAGGACTCGGGCGGCGTCCACTCCAACTCCGGCGTGGTCAACCGCACGTTCGCCCTCCTCGTCGACGGCATGGACGGCCAGGGCACCGGCATCGGGCTCGACAAGGCCGCGTGGCTGTTCTGGCACACCCAGACCAACTACCTCACGCCCACGTCGTACTTCCCCGACCTGGCCGACGGCCTCGAGGCCTCCTGCCAGGACCTGCAGGGCGTCGCCCTCGACAAGGCCACGGTCGGCAACCCGACCGAGGCCGACGGCTCCGACGGTGCAGCCAGCGCCGGCGTGATCGCGGGCGGCACCACCGACGCCGACTGCGCCATGCTCGCCGACGTCATCGCGGAGACCGAGCTGCGGCTCGACCCGAGCGCCGAGTGCGACTGGCAGCCGCTGCTCAAGCCCGGCGCCCCGGCGCTGAGCTGTGGTGCGGGCACCACGACCTCCACCACCTGGTCGGAGGACTTCGAGGACGGACTCGCCGGCTGGACCCAGGACGAGGAGGTCGGCTCGCCGGTCTCCGAGGGAATCGCGTGGGAGGCGTCGACCGACGCCCCCGAGCACACCGGTGGGGTCGCCTTCGGCCCCGACCCGGTGGCCGGCAACTGTGGCGCGCCCGGTGACCTCACCAGCCGCAACGGCCTGATCTCCCCCGCCGTCACGGTCCCGGCCGGCACCACGCCGCGCCTGCAGTGGGACCACTACATGGCCTCCGAGTCGACGTGGGACGGCGGCAACGTCAAGGTCAGCGTCAACGGCGGCGCCTTCACCCAGGTGCCGAACGACGCGTACCTGTTCAACGCGCCCGGCGGCACGCTCGACCCCGACCAGGGCCCGATGGGCGGCGAGGCCGCCTGGACCGGCACCGACGGCGGCCAGCTCGGCGGCTCGTGGGGCACCTCGGTCATCGACCTGGCCAAGCTGGCCAAGGCCGGTGACGTGGTGAAGTTCCGCTTCGACATGGGTCGCGACGGCTGCAACGGCGTCGAGGGCTGGTACGTCGACAACGTGAAGGTCCAGGTCTGCGCCACGCCGGGCACCCCGACGCCGACCCCGACCCCGACGCCGACCCCGGGCGAGGCGCCCTCGAAGACGACGGCGAAGCTGAAGCCGGCCAAGCCCGAGTTCGGCGAGGACTTCAAGGTCGTCGCCAAGGTGGACGCCAAGGCGAAGGGTGTCCGCGCCAAGGGCAAGGTCATCTTCCGCATCGACGGCAAGAAGGTCGCGGTCAAGAAGCTGCGCAAGGGCCGTGCCGTCCTGACGGTCCGCGAGGACTACAAGGTCGGCACGCACACGCTCGTGGTCATCTACAAGGGCAGCGACGACGTCGAGCGCAGCAAGGACAAGATGACGTTCAGGGTCGTGCGCTGA